In Psychrobacter immobilis, a single genomic region encodes these proteins:
- a CDS encoding protein disulfide oxidoreductase has product MTTDTEKSIKKPKKTPKQKGLSIAKNLLIYGLVFAVIYTAINWWRQPIMPANPQLQLTDYQGQVVDLAALSNEQPTLVYFWGTWCPICSITSPTIDKLAAANDYPVVTIAIKSGTDQELNRYLNENSYRFTTINDQEGSIFADWQGQVTPSYVILKNGEMTQGLTGIQPLWSLKLRLWLSSVF; this is encoded by the coding sequence ATGACGACTGATACTGAAAAATCCATTAAAAAGCCAAAGAAAACGCCCAAGCAAAAGGGGTTGTCTATCGCTAAAAATCTCCTCATATATGGCTTGGTATTTGCTGTTATTTATACCGCTATTAATTGGTGGCGACAACCTATCATGCCCGCCAACCCGCAATTGCAACTGACCGATTATCAAGGGCAAGTCGTTGACTTAGCGGCGCTGAGCAATGAACAACCAACGCTGGTGTATTTTTGGGGCACGTGGTGTCCCATTTGTAGTATCACCTCGCCGACCATAGACAAACTTGCCGCCGCAAATGATTATCCAGTCGTTACGATTGCCATTAAATCAGGTACTGACCAAGAGCTGAATCGCTACCTTAATGAAAACAGCTATCGCTTTACGACGATAAATGATCAAGAAGGCAGCATCTTCGCTGATTGGCAAGGACAAGTGACGCCTTCGTATGTCATATTAAAGAATGGCGAGATGACTCAAGGGTTGACGGGCATTCAACCCTTATGGTCGCTGAAATTGCGCTTATGGTTATCATCAGTTTTTTAA
- a CDS encoding carbon-nitrogen hydrolase family protein yields MSKIEKLDDFHLTIAEIKKKDYPQLKALMDRVYVNLGGAWSKNTINTLIDAFPEGQIALFDHDQLIGIVLSMRVDYATFSNPHTYDDLIGHKEIIRDNPEGDAIYGLDALIDPEYRGYRLGRRLYDARKELCRQLNFRAILAGGRIPNYHNHQDLTPGEYIEAVAAREIHDSALSFQLSNGFIVKRILTAYLPDDKQSKGFATLLEWANIYYEPQDYKPNTRKSEVRIGGIQWQMREVESPEELLQQVEFFVDIMADYNSDFACLPEFFNAPLMGLCESTDQNVAIRFLAGYTEWFKNEISHLAVSYNVNVITGSMPYLDEDDTLYNVSYLCRRDGTVEEQRKIHITPHERSAWVIEGGDEVKVFDTDAGRIGILVCYDVEFPELARLMALDDMDILFVPFWTDTQNGYLRVRHCAQARAIENECYVMICGSVGNLPQVESLDIQYAQSSIFSPSDFAFPHDAIMAETTANTEMVFFSDVNLDKLIHVRNEGSVHNLLDRRDDLYSLKWKRKSKVSASKLSDDERLENSGSVLLGDPLQNRAQKP; encoded by the coding sequence ATGAGCAAAATAGAAAAACTAGACGACTTTCATCTAACCATCGCTGAAATCAAGAAAAAAGACTATCCACAATTAAAAGCATTAATGGATCGTGTCTATGTCAACTTAGGCGGTGCATGGTCAAAGAACACTATTAATACCTTAATCGATGCCTTCCCCGAAGGTCAGATCGCTTTATTTGATCATGATCAATTGATTGGTATCGTGTTATCTATGCGTGTTGATTATGCCACGTTTTCTAACCCGCATACCTACGACGACTTGATTGGTCATAAAGAGATTATCAGAGACAACCCTGAAGGCGATGCTATTTACGGTTTAGATGCGCTGATCGACCCTGAATACCGTGGTTATCGCCTAGGACGTCGATTATACGATGCCCGTAAAGAGCTGTGTCGCCAGTTAAACTTCCGAGCTATTTTGGCTGGTGGTCGTATCCCGAACTATCATAACCATCAAGATCTCACACCTGGCGAATATATTGAAGCCGTCGCGGCTCGTGAAATTCATGATTCTGCATTGTCTTTCCAACTCTCAAATGGCTTTATCGTCAAGCGTATCTTAACGGCTTATTTGCCTGACGATAAACAATCTAAAGGTTTTGCTACTCTACTTGAGTGGGCAAATATTTATTACGAGCCGCAAGATTATAAGCCAAACACTCGTAAGTCTGAGGTGCGTATTGGTGGCATCCAATGGCAAATGCGTGAAGTCGAGTCACCTGAAGAGCTGCTGCAACAAGTCGAATTCTTTGTCGATATTATGGCTGATTACAATTCTGACTTTGCTTGTTTACCAGAGTTCTTTAACGCACCGTTGATGGGTCTGTGTGAATCGACAGATCAAAACGTCGCTATTCGATTTTTAGCTGGTTATACCGAATGGTTTAAAAATGAGATATCGCATTTAGCGGTCAGCTACAACGTCAACGTCATTACAGGCTCGATGCCGTACTTAGACGAGGACGATACGTTATATAATGTCAGCTACTTGTGCCGCCGCGATGGTACGGTCGAAGAGCAGCGCAAAATCCATATTACCCCGCATGAGCGTAGCGCTTGGGTCATCGAAGGCGGTGACGAGGTTAAGGTGTTTGATACCGATGCCGGTCGTATTGGTATTTTGGTCTGTTATGACGTTGAATTCCCTGAGCTTGCCCGCCTCATGGCACTTGATGATATGGACATCTTATTCGTGCCATTTTGGACAGACACGCAAAACGGCTATCTACGCGTGCGCCACTGCGCCCAAGCACGTGCGATTGAAAACGAATGCTATGTGATGATTTGTGGTTCGGTTGGTAACTTACCACAGGTTGAAAGTCTCGATATTCAATACGCACAGTCTTCTATCTTCTCGCCATCAGATTTTGCTTTCCCGCATGATGCGATTATGGCAGAAACCACTGCCAACACTGAGATGGTATTTTTCTCAGATGTGAACTTAGACAAGCTTATTCATGTCCGTAACGAAGGTTCGGTACATAATCTGCTTGATCGCCGTGATGACTTGTATAGTTTGAAATGGAAGAGAAAATCTAAAGTATCAGCCAGTAAGCTAAGCGATGATGAGCGCCTCGAAAACTCTGGTAGTGTCCTGCTCGGTGATCCATTACAAAACCGTGCGCAAAAACCTTAA
- a CDS encoding IS630 family transposase encodes MIKRASYQSKLDSFTQQGYPIVYMDESGFEAETIRPYGYSPIGKPCIDSFNWQAKKRTNVIGALYKKMLFALDYFEQNINSHIFYDWCKFTLIPSLKTKCVIVMDNARFHKSKRIQKLLNRHGHRILWLPPYSPDLNPIEKKWAQAKFLRQGWMENNLPKLFQDMGCIYFIVN; translated from the coding sequence CTGATAAAAAGAGCGTCGTATCAGAGTAAGCTTGATAGCTTTACACAGCAAGGCTATCCCATTGTGTATATGGATGAAAGCGGCTTTGAGGCTGAAACTATAAGACCTTACGGATACTCACCGATAGGCAAACCCTGTATCGACAGCTTCAACTGGCAAGCAAAAAAGCGCACTAATGTCATCGGTGCTTTGTATAAAAAGATGCTGTTTGCGCTTGATTACTTTGAACAAAATATCAACAGCCATATATTTTATGACTGGTGCAAGTTCACGCTAATTCCAAGTCTCAAGACTAAATGCGTGATCGTTATGGATAATGCCCGCTTTCATAAGAGCAAGCGTATTCAAAAACTACTGAACAGGCACGGTCATCGTATTCTATGGCTGCCACCCTACAGTCCTGATCTAAACCCCATTGAAAAGAAATGGGCTCAAGCTAAGTTTCTACGCCAAGGGTGGATGGAGAATAATCTGCCTAAGCTATTTCAGGATATGGGCTGTATTTATTTTATTGTGAACTGA
- a CDS encoding IS630 transposase-related protein has product MTYSADFRAQVIKSVKNKDMSIRQACTFYNISKTALQRWLKDSSIKQTRNKPPTKIPNEALLKDVEQHPDDYLYERARRFNCSKTGMHNALKRLGISQKKDLRASKSLPDKKSVVSE; this is encoded by the coding sequence ATGACCTATTCAGCAGATTTTCGAGCACAAGTGATTAAAAGTGTCAAAAACAAAGACATGAGTATCCGTCAGGCTTGTACTTTTTATAATATTAGCAAAACCGCATTACAGCGCTGGCTCAAAGATTCAAGTATCAAACAAACCCGGAATAAACCACCGACTAAAATACCGAATGAAGCACTCTTAAAAGACGTTGAACAACATCCAGATGACTATTTATATGAGCGAGCTAGGCGATTCAACTGTAGTAAGACCGGCATGCACAATGCTTTAAAACGCCTAGGTATCAGTCAAAAAAAAGACCTTAGAGCATCCAAAAGCCTGCCTGATAAAAAGAGCGTCGTATCAGAGTAA
- a CDS encoding BLUF domain-containing protein produces MPSSHNNRVSSWDEIEDSALVQLVYVSSLTLVSRLSASIFDEVECHARNYNQQHGITGTLCYGSGHFLQCIEGEKAHVFALKQRIFADKRHKNTEILLLQTIEHRRFADWRMRLLFLERWLWSPASKKQAAQLSLYLPFAPHNWSPDRTENFLQIIKTFDTPPHIKAAGITYNALGNMFRHIAAPHQAFLIVQGFLSVLLVVALVLLFL; encoded by the coding sequence ATGCCCTCAAGTCACAACAATAGAGTCAGTAGCTGGGATGAGATAGAAGACTCAGCGCTGGTTCAATTGGTGTATGTTAGTAGTTTGACGCTTGTCTCACGTTTAAGCGCCTCTATATTTGATGAAGTAGAATGTCATGCGCGTAACTATAATCAACAGCATGGCATTACAGGTACTCTATGTTATGGTAGTGGTCATTTTTTGCAATGCATCGAAGGTGAGAAAGCGCACGTATTTGCCTTAAAGCAACGCATATTTGCGGATAAGCGCCATAAGAATACTGAAATATTGCTGTTACAGACGATAGAACATCGCCGTTTTGCGGATTGGCGTATGCGCTTATTATTTTTAGAGCGTTGGTTATGGTCACCAGCGAGCAAAAAGCAAGCCGCACAGTTATCGCTATATTTGCCATTTGCGCCGCATAATTGGTCGCCTGATCGTACCGAGAATTTTTTACAAATCATCAAAACCTTTGATACGCCGCCACATATTAAAGCGGCTGGTATTACCTATAATGCACTGGGCAACATGTTTCGTCATATCGCCGCCCCGCATCAAGCATTTTTAATCGTTCAAGGTTTTTTAAGTGTGTTATTAGTGGTAGCGCTAGTGTTGTTATTTTTATAA
- a CDS encoding FAD-binding oxidoreductase: MTSLSSQSTSATHTAAVQTILSTLIDAHQFDASQIKTDPESLEHWGKDWTKHFAPAAAAILFPKTTEQVQAIVLLANEHNVVLTPSGGRTGLSAGAVAANGEIVVSMDKMNRIGQFYPADRIVEVEAGVITQQLQSFAESKDLYYPVDFASAGSSQIGGNIGTNAGGIKVIRYGMTRQWIMGLTVVTGKGDILQLNRGMVKNATGYDLRQLFIGSEGTLGLVTHAQIKLERQPQDLNVMVLGMDSFNDVMNVLSAFQAKIDLTAFEFFDDVAIDKLMAHGQVQEPFESRTKFYTLLEFEAPYEPIMDKAMAIFEECMEQGWVVDGVMSQSLAQAEELWKLREYISETISVFTPYKNDVSVLISYVPEFITEIDHIVSSNYPDFEVCWFGHIGDGNLHLNILKPEDMSKDDFFAECQIVNKHVFETVQKYGGSVSAEHGVGMTKKPYLQYSRSETEIEYLREVKKVFDPNNIMNRGKIFDM, encoded by the coding sequence ATGACTTCTTTATCTAGCCAAAGCACCTCTGCAACCCATACAGCTGCTGTTCAAACTATTTTAAGCACGCTCATTGATGCCCATCAGTTTGACGCCAGCCAAATCAAAACCGACCCTGAGAGTTTAGAACATTGGGGCAAGGACTGGACCAAGCACTTTGCCCCTGCCGCTGCTGCTATTCTCTTTCCAAAGACCACTGAGCAAGTACAAGCCATCGTATTGCTTGCCAATGAGCACAATGTGGTGTTAACGCCAAGTGGCGGTCGTACCGGTTTGTCAGCTGGTGCTGTCGCCGCCAATGGCGAGATTGTCGTCAGTATGGATAAAATGAACCGTATCGGACAGTTTTATCCAGCCGATCGAATAGTTGAAGTCGAAGCAGGCGTCATTACTCAGCAGTTGCAATCATTCGCAGAGTCTAAAGACCTCTACTACCCTGTCGACTTTGCCTCAGCTGGCTCAAGTCAAATCGGTGGCAATATTGGCACCAATGCAGGCGGTATCAAAGTCATACGCTATGGCATGACTCGTCAATGGATTATGGGGCTGACAGTGGTCACTGGTAAAGGCGATATCTTGCAGCTCAACCGCGGTATGGTCAAAAATGCTACGGGTTATGACTTACGCCAATTATTTATCGGTAGCGAAGGCACACTTGGGCTTGTCACCCACGCGCAAATCAAGCTTGAGCGTCAGCCGCAAGACTTAAACGTCATGGTACTGGGCATGGACAGCTTTAATGATGTCATGAATGTGCTATCAGCCTTTCAAGCAAAGATTGATTTGACCGCTTTTGAGTTCTTTGATGATGTGGCGATTGATAAATTGATGGCACATGGTCAAGTACAAGAGCCATTTGAATCGCGCACCAAATTTTATACGCTATTAGAGTTCGAAGCGCCATACGAGCCGATCATGGATAAAGCCATGGCGATATTTGAAGAATGCATGGAGCAAGGTTGGGTCGTCGATGGTGTCATGAGCCAGAGCTTGGCACAGGCTGAAGAGCTGTGGAAGCTGCGTGAATACATCTCTGAGACCATCTCAGTATTTACGCCTTATAAGAACGATGTATCCGTACTAATAAGCTATGTCCCTGAGTTTATCACCGAGATTGATCACATCGTCAGCAGCAACTACCCTGACTTTGAAGTCTGCTGGTTCGGTCATATTGGCGATGGCAACTTGCATCTTAATATTCTAAAGCCTGAAGACATGAGTAAAGATGATTTCTTTGCAGAGTGTCAAATCGTCAACAAACACGTGTTTGAGACGGTGCAAAAGTATGGCGGTTCGGTTTCGGCTGAGCATGGCGTCGGTATGACTAAAAAGCCTTATTTACAATATAGCCGCAGTGAGACTGAGATTGAGTACTTACGAGAGGTAAAAAAAGTCTTTGATCCGAATAACATTATGAACCGTGGCAAGATTTTTGATATGTAA
- the serA gene encoding phosphoglycerate dehydrogenase, translated as MALSLQKDKIRFLLLEGLHDNALKVLEGAGYHNIENISHALDQDELIEKIKDAHFIGIRSRTQLTREVLEHAHKLIGIGCFCIGTNQVDLDAARDLGIPVFNAPYSNTRSVAELVLAEAIMLYRGIPEKNATVHRGGWGKSATNSHEVRGKTIGIVGYGSIGSQLSVLAESFGMKVIYHDAVTKLPLGNAVQVGSLEELLSMADIVTLHVPDVPSTRYMMKAEQFAHMKDGSYFINAARGTCVEIDDLAAVLESGKILGAAIDVFPKEPKSADEEFESPLRKFDNVILTPHIGGSTQEAQANIGLEVADKFVRYSDQGDTATAVNFPEVSIPFKENSHRLLHIHRNVPGVLSQINRLFAEAGINILAQSLMTEGDVGYLVMDVDYNDSTAALDQLKDVEETIRVRILF; from the coding sequence ATGGCGTTATCACTACAAAAAGACAAAATCCGGTTTTTATTGCTTGAAGGTCTACATGACAATGCTTTAAAAGTATTGGAAGGAGCTGGTTATCATAACATCGAGAATATCAGTCACGCATTAGATCAAGATGAGCTGATCGAAAAAATTAAAGACGCTCACTTTATCGGTATCCGTTCGCGTACGCAATTGACACGTGAAGTACTTGAGCACGCGCACAAGCTCATCGGTATTGGCTGCTTTTGTATCGGTACCAACCAAGTAGACTTAGACGCCGCTCGTGATTTGGGTATTCCCGTCTTTAACGCGCCATACTCAAATACCCGTTCGGTGGCTGAACTGGTATTGGCCGAAGCCATCATGCTATATCGCGGCATTCCTGAAAAGAACGCGACCGTACATCGTGGCGGTTGGGGCAAGTCTGCGACCAATTCACATGAAGTACGTGGTAAGACTATCGGTATCGTCGGTTATGGTTCTATCGGTTCGCAACTGTCTGTCTTAGCAGAAAGCTTTGGCATGAAAGTCATTTATCATGATGCTGTGACCAAATTGCCACTAGGTAATGCGGTACAAGTAGGTAGCTTAGAAGAGCTACTATCAATGGCTGACATCGTGACTTTGCATGTACCTGATGTACCAAGCACCCGCTACATGATGAAAGCTGAGCAGTTCGCCCATATGAAAGACGGCAGTTACTTTATCAATGCCGCTCGTGGTACTTGCGTAGAGATTGATGATTTAGCCGCTGTGCTTGAATCTGGTAAAATACTGGGCGCGGCGATCGACGTATTCCCGAAAGAGCCAAAATCAGCTGATGAAGAGTTTGAATCACCACTGCGTAAATTTGATAACGTCATCTTGACGCCGCACATTGGTGGCTCAACTCAAGAAGCACAGGCCAATATCGGACTTGAAGTCGCTGATAAGTTTGTTAGATACTCTGACCAAGGTGACACAGCGACAGCCGTGAACTTCCCAGAAGTTTCTATTCCATTCAAAGAAAACTCGCATCGTCTATTACATATCCATAGAAACGTGCCAGGCGTGTTGTCTCAGATCAACCGTCTGTTTGCAGAAGCAGGAATTAACATCCTAGCACAAAGCCTGATGACAGAAGGTGATGTCGGTTATTTGGTCATGGATGTTGATTACAATGATTCAACTGCCGCGCTAGATCAGTTAAAAGACGTAGAAGAGACGATTCGCGTGCGTATTTTGTTTTAA